The proteins below are encoded in one region of Candidatus Moraniibacteriota bacterium:
- a CDS encoding DUF5663 domain-containing protein: MALDQEALKTELIEAFHLENVPEDKKEELLAKIGEALVKRIFIETMEKLGDENVAEYESLLNREAKQEELESFFENKIPGYNIFVRGVVDKFKEELTEGAV, translated from the coding sequence ATGGCACTTGACCAGGAAGCATTGAAGACAGAACTCATCGAGGCGTTTCATTTGGAAAATGTCCCAGAAGACAAGAAAGAAGAACTGCTCGCAAAGATAGGAGAAGCTTTGGTGAAGCGTATTTTTATTGAAACGATGGAGAAGTTGGGCGATGAAAATGTCGCAGAGTATGAATCTCTGCTTAACAGAGAGGCGAAGCAAGAAGAACTTGAATCGTTTTTCGAAAACAAGATTCCAGGGTACAATATATTTGTACGTGGTGTTGTCGACAAATTCAAAGAAGAACTCACAGAAGGAGCAGTCTAG
- a CDS encoding glycosyltransferase family 39 protein: MSLFRKYSSHQIATGFLLFGILVLAFSVRIYHIESIPAGIYPDEAANGVDALHALETGVYQLFYTANYGREGLFINLQALSISLFGNTILGLKLWSIIFGTLSVLGIYLLGKELFHRRIAGLFASFMLATSYWAINFSRIGFRAIMTTFLLTFSFYYFFRGLRTRKFRDFFISGILFGTGMHTYIAFRVAPLILLLLLPALILSYERFFARYYKHALLFILGAFISALPMFYHFFVSHPENFESRSDEISIFSPKINHGSISQTLARTFSLSLIKYNFFGDQNWRHNYPPYPILSPFVGTFFLAGFLFVLWQTGALLIRRIRYHNRDTRLVLYFFLLGSFFTMLLPEFLSGEGLPHALRSIGTQMPVFLIATLPALWIFHQALRSRTGSRIALLFVLFIALSGSMAFDLTKYFVFFAKSPNAGGSFNENYTNMGRYLLTLSPETKKYVLFSDEGNNDRFRLPVFAHPVYYLTYGRVANMEIIGENTLIQSPAIFLMVNYNEEIAKKIFERVPNTRIERIDMNGPDRTGGDFNVIFLSEN; this comes from the coding sequence ATGTCTCTCTTTCGTAAATATTCATCTCATCAGATTGCAACAGGATTTCTTCTTTTTGGTATTCTCGTACTCGCATTTTCTGTGAGAATATACCACATCGAAAGTATTCCGGCCGGTATCTATCCAGACGAAGCTGCGAACGGTGTCGATGCGCTCCATGCGCTCGAGACCGGAGTATATCAACTCTTCTACACAGCCAATTATGGACGGGAAGGGCTCTTCATCAACCTTCAGGCACTCTCGATATCTCTTTTCGGTAATACCATCCTCGGACTCAAGCTCTGGTCCATCATTTTTGGAACCCTCTCAGTACTCGGCATCTACCTTCTTGGCAAAGAACTCTTCCACAGACGAATTGCTGGCTTATTTGCATCCTTCATGCTCGCGACATCCTACTGGGCAATCAATTTCTCCCGCATCGGATTTCGAGCCATCATGACTACATTCCTTCTCACTTTCTCATTTTATTACTTTTTTCGAGGTCTTCGCACGAGAAAATTCAGAGATTTTTTCATCTCTGGTATCCTTTTCGGAACTGGAATGCATACGTATATTGCATTCCGTGTTGCCCCTCTCATACTTCTTCTCCTCCTTCCAGCGCTGATACTTTCCTATGAACGTTTTTTCGCACGTTATTACAAACACGCACTCCTATTCATACTTGGTGCATTCATTTCTGCATTACCAATGTTCTATCATTTTTTTGTTTCTCATCCAGAAAATTTCGAATCACGTTCTGATGAAATATCCATCTTTTCTCCGAAAATCAATCATGGCAGTATTTCACAAACACTCGCTCGTACATTCTCCCTTTCTCTCATAAAATACAATTTCTTTGGTGATCAGAATTGGCGTCACAACTATCCACCCTATCCGATACTCAGTCCTTTCGTTGGAACATTTTTCCTTGCCGGATTCCTTTTTGTTCTCTGGCAAACAGGAGCACTTCTCATACGTCGTATTCGTTATCATAATCGAGATACCAGGCTCGTTCTATATTTCTTTCTGCTTGGATCTTTTTTTACGATGCTTCTTCCGGAATTCCTCTCTGGAGAAGGGCTTCCTCACGCTCTCCGTTCGATCGGAACACAGATGCCAGTATTTCTCATCGCTACTCTCCCAGCGCTCTGGATATTTCATCAAGCTCTGCGTTCTCGAACAGGTTCGCGTATTGCACTGCTCTTCGTTCTGTTTATCGCTTTGAGTGGAAGTATGGCATTTGATCTGACAAAATACTTTGTTTTCTTTGCAAAAAGTCCAAATGCTGGAGGATCATTCAACGAAAACTATACCAATATGGGACGATACCTCCTCACACTTTCTCCTGAAACAAAAAAATACGTACTCTTTTCTGATGAAGGAAACAATGACCGCTTCAGACTCCCTGTCTTTGCTCATCCTGTTTACTATCTTACTTATGGACGCGTCGCCAATATGGAAATTATCGGAGAAAACACTCTAATCCAAAGTCCAGCTATCTTTCTCATGGTGAATTACAACGAAGAAATAGCGAAAAAGATATTTGAGCGTGTGCCGAATACAAGGATAGAACGTATCGATATGAACGGACCTGATCGTACTGGTGGAGATTTCAATGTCATTTTTTTATCTGAAAACTAA
- a CDS encoding glycosyltransferase family 39 protein has protein sequence MDFLKKHAYLIVAGILVSHFVLGLVISSQESMIYDERAHIPAAYSYVRYGDMRLNPEHPPLLKDLAGLPLLAFNLSFPLASPEWQTGTNEQWTVGDMFVNCSNPEMSCNNADTILFWSRLPITLVAVLLGIAIFLWTRELSGTLAGLFAVTLYAFDPNIIAHNHYVTTDIGIATFLFLAFYFFVRFLKNPSYTNIITAGLFLGFAEVTKFSAVLLFPLFGLFVILYALTKEKRPTDRRTVSLFKMQTLFEYVLKFGGSVVVCFILIWSLYAWNTINMPGEKIVASADFYLSQQNAPAIFIHDLIVNTSENAFLKPLSQYILGAGMIFARVASGNPHYFLGEVTMDPSRWYFPVVFILKETLPFLMLLSFALIYTLSRIGKVLLRTKKQTLFSFISQSIQQKPAQYLIFGFILLYSVVSINGKLNIGFRHLFPLLPFLYMLIAKTVFDFWRHLKKNESTQKLFSILFSGIIFSIISIPILAYPNYLSYFNIAVGGHSNGYKYVTDSNYDWGQDLKRVQRFIDIHNRCKTGQVDLWESKECIVTVDYPSINKIRIDYFGGSNPGTMFDDVFIPWWGEREPEAGWYAISSFFYQESLYKKKPIGTRDYSWLEDYTPVTRVGDSFFIYYIPEKR, from the coding sequence ATGGACTTTTTGAAAAAACACGCATATCTCATTGTTGCAGGGATTCTCGTATCACATTTTGTTCTTGGTCTCGTGATTTCCAGTCAAGAATCGATGATCTATGATGAACGAGCGCATATCCCCGCTGCCTATAGCTATGTCCGTTACGGCGATATGCGTCTCAATCCCGAACACCCCCCTCTCCTCAAAGACCTCGCTGGGCTCCCACTTCTCGCATTCAATCTTTCTTTCCCTCTCGCTTCTCCCGAATGGCAGACAGGCACCAATGAACAGTGGACTGTCGGTGATATGTTCGTCAACTGTTCCAATCCTGAAATGAGTTGCAACAATGCTGATACGATTCTTTTCTGGTCTCGTCTCCCTATTACGCTCGTCGCTGTATTACTCGGCATCGCGATCTTTCTTTGGACACGTGAACTTTCAGGAACGCTCGCAGGCCTCTTTGCAGTTACTCTCTACGCTTTTGACCCAAACATCATTGCTCACAACCATTATGTTACGACCGATATCGGTATCGCCACATTCCTTTTCCTGGCATTCTATTTCTTTGTTCGTTTCTTGAAAAATCCTTCGTACACGAATATCATCACAGCCGGACTTTTCCTCGGATTCGCTGAAGTGACCAAATTTTCTGCCGTACTTCTCTTTCCTCTTTTTGGACTCTTTGTCATTCTCTACGCTCTCACCAAAGAGAAGAGACCGACAGACAGACGAACCGTATCTCTCTTTAAAATGCAAACCTTATTCGAATATGTTCTCAAATTTGGAGGCAGTGTTGTTGTTTGTTTTATTCTTATCTGGTCCTTGTATGCCTGGAATACGATCAATATGCCGGGTGAAAAAATCGTTGCCTCAGCTGATTTCTATCTCTCTCAACAAAATGCACCGGCGATATTCATCCACGACCTCATTGTAAATACGAGTGAGAATGCATTTCTCAAGCCACTCAGTCAATACATTCTCGGTGCTGGTATGATCTTTGCTCGTGTCGCCAGTGGTAATCCTCATTATTTCCTCGGCGAAGTGACTATGGATCCCTCACGCTGGTATTTTCCTGTCGTTTTCATCCTGAAAGAAACCCTGCCCTTTCTCATGCTTCTTTCCTTCGCTCTCATCTATACGCTCTCGCGTATTGGAAAAGTGCTCTTGCGAACAAAAAAACAAACTCTTTTTTCTTTCATATCTCAGTCTATCCAACAGAAGCCAGCACAATACCTCATTTTCGGATTTATTCTCCTCTATAGTGTGGTCAGTATCAATGGAAAATTGAATATCGGTTTCCGTCATCTCTTCCCTCTTCTTCCGTTCCTTTATATGCTTATTGCAAAGACGGTATTTGATTTCTGGAGACATCTCAAGAAAAATGAATCGACTCAGAAACTCTTCTCAATTCTCTTTTCTGGTATCATCTTTTCTATTATTTCTATACCCATTCTCGCTTATCCGAACTATCTCTCGTATTTCAATATCGCTGTTGGTGGTCATAGCAATGGCTACAAATATGTGACTGATTCCAACTACGATTGGGGACAAGATTTGAAAAGAGTACAACGATTCATCGATATTCACAATCGATGCAAAACAGGACAAGTGGACCTCTGGGAATCCAAAGAATGTATAGTCACGGTCGATTATCCTTCTATCAATAAGATCCGTATAGATTATTTTGGTGGGTCAAATCCTGGAACGATGTTTGATGATGTGTTCATCCCCTGGTGGGGTGAAAGGGAACCAGAAGCTGGCTGGTATGCCATCTCCTCATTCTTCTACCAAGAGAGTTTGTACAAGAAAAAACCCATCGGAACAAGAGATTATTCTTGGCTCGAAGATTATACTCCAGTGACTCGAGTCGGTGATTCTTTCTTCATCTATTATATTCCCGAAAAGAGATAA
- a CDS encoding AAA family ATPase — translation MHIIGHHKERKRLERLVREDSISQGYLFVGPESVGKSFCALAFASELVSEPDFVPTTDKPYPFDVRVITPQEETKRSVTKQKNIGVDEIREALLFLGQFPIHGKYRVIIIEDAHKLSSSAQNVLLKTLEEPNPSAVIILVTHQIGNIIPTILSRIERVRFSYVSPEDMQSGLASVVERNKETVIAPFFFTLGRPGMILRLLSHPEKFVGEQEKLSRLFRLTSLSLGERLVLAEELAKNVPETIHLLEWWLPGLYRQALKGENIPQTKRFFLLLETVEQALSLLRNTQSNARLLLEKLFLSL, via the coding sequence ATGCATATTATTGGTCACCACAAAGAAAGAAAACGACTTGAGAGACTCGTCCGAGAAGACTCTATCTCTCAGGGATATCTTTTTGTCGGACCAGAATCTGTCGGAAAAAGTTTCTGTGCACTCGCATTTGCATCAGAGCTTGTTTCTGAGCCTGACTTTGTGCCTACCACAGATAAACCATATCCTTTTGATGTGCGAGTGATTACTCCACAAGAAGAGACGAAACGTAGCGTGACTAAACAAAAAAATATTGGTGTAGACGAGATACGAGAAGCATTGTTGTTTTTGGGACAATTTCCGATTCATGGAAAGTATCGCGTGATTATTATAGAAGATGCTCATAAACTCTCATCATCAGCTCAGAACGTTCTTCTAAAAACGCTTGAAGAACCGAACCCGAGTGCTGTTATTATTCTGGTGACACATCAGATAGGAAATATCATACCAACTATTCTTTCTCGTATTGAGCGTGTACGATTCAGCTATGTTTCACCAGAAGATATGCAGTCTGGCCTTGCTTCAGTAGTGGAGAGAAACAAGGAAACAGTGATTGCACCATTTTTCTTCACTCTCGGTCGCCCAGGGATGATCTTGCGTTTACTTTCTCATCCTGAGAAATTTGTAGGAGAACAAGAGAAATTGAGTCGACTCTTTCGTTTGACCTCACTCTCGCTTGGTGAGCGACTCGTGCTTGCGGAAGAGTTGGCAAAAAATGTCCCTGAGACCATACATCTTCTCGAATGGTGGTTGCCAGGACTGTATAGGCAGGCATTGAAGGGTGAAAATATTCCTCAGACGAAACGATTTTTTTTGCTACTGGAAACAGTAGAACAAGCTCTTTCTCTCTTGAGAAATACGCAAAGTAATGCCCGATTACTTCTCGAAAAACTCTTTCTTTCATTGTAA
- a CDS encoding glycosyltransferase → MQEQNVDKSSERTKKKVALVHDFLVSYGGAERVFESMAELFPEAPIYTLLYDQKQIGEHFVKRDIRVSWLSRLPNFLKKRYRFFLPFFPVAVESFDLRDFDIVISSSGAWSKGIITRLHTKHIAYIHSPMRYAWDYHEQYLGELGAQGKRNIFLRMVMSYLRIWDRQSADRPDFLLVNSRFTQERVRKYYRRESTLLYPGALDLSEKASTTEGVLTAPSKRSFFLVVSRLTRSKKIDRVVEAFNKLDLPLVIVGCGPEQHALEERAEKNISFRGFVRDDELVELYRSARAIILPSEEDFGMVAVEALSFGTPVIAYEYGGIKEIIQERKTGELFHAQTPEIIAEGVRRFLEHEGQYDESLMRQSVAHFTKQHFQNELQTVIEKYI, encoded by the coding sequence ATGCAAGAACAAAATGTAGACAAATCATCAGAAAGAACAAAGAAAAAAGTAGCTTTGGTGCATGATTTCTTGGTGTCATACGGAGGAGCGGAACGGGTTTTCGAATCAATGGCAGAGCTTTTCCCAGAAGCGCCGATTTATACACTGTTGTATGATCAGAAACAGATAGGAGAGCACTTTGTGAAACGAGATATTCGTGTGTCATGGTTGTCTCGGTTGCCGAATTTTCTGAAGAAACGCTATCGATTTTTTCTGCCATTTTTTCCGGTTGCTGTGGAATCATTTGATTTGCGTGATTTTGATATCGTCATTTCTTCTTCTGGTGCGTGGAGCAAGGGAATTATCACACGTCTTCATACAAAGCACATTGCCTATATTCATTCCCCAATGCGGTATGCGTGGGATTATCATGAGCAGTATCTCGGAGAACTTGGTGCACAAGGGAAAAGGAATATTTTTTTACGAATGGTGATGAGTTATCTCCGTATATGGGATAGACAATCAGCTGATCGCCCAGATTTTCTCCTCGTCAATTCGCGATTCACGCAAGAACGAGTGAGAAAATATTATCGAAGAGAAAGCACGCTCTTGTATCCAGGAGCTCTCGATTTGTCTGAAAAAGCAAGTACTACAGAGGGTGTCCTTACAGCTCCATCCAAACGATCCTTTTTTCTTGTTGTTTCTCGACTGACTCGATCCAAAAAAATTGATAGAGTGGTTGAAGCATTCAATAAACTCGATCTGCCTCTCGTCATTGTTGGTTGTGGACCAGAACAACATGCACTCGAAGAAAGAGCAGAGAAGAATATTTCTTTTCGAGGGTTTGTTAGAGACGATGAGCTTGTCGAACTGTATCGTAGTGCCCGAGCGATCATTCTTCCGTCAGAAGAAGATTTTGGTATGGTGGCCGTCGAAGCACTTTCATTTGGTACGCCAGTGATCGCGTATGAATATGGTGGTATCAAAGAAATCATACAAGAAAGAAAAACAGGGGAATTGTTTCATGCACAAACACCAGAAATCATCGCAGAAGGAGTGAGGAGGTTTCTTGAACACGAAGGTCAGTATGATGAATCTTTGATGCGACAATCAGTAGCACATTTCACAAAACAACATTTTCAGAATGAATTGCAAACAGTGATTGAAAAATATATTTGA
- a CDS encoding glycosyltransferase family 1 protein has translation MIIGIDASRAFLKRRTGIEEYAYQTIKHLRTCISPTDTVILYVRRKISWEKGRIRFVVPEIDFSLPNNWHVRGVWAPRFWTQIALSLEMLFHTPDVLFVPAHTVPLIHPAHNATFLYSSVALFVRKIFHKASSCTFEHSVAGGPKKTIVTIHGLEYEFCKESYAFLDRLYMRLSIRFSCRVASTVICVSENTKRDVMKLYSVPEKKIQVIYEGYEQQSTENSQQRTKKQTSPYLLFIGRLEERKNIVRMIEAFEILKKKYVIPHILVLAGKPGYGYDQIRYKLQATSHKLDIKELGYISEEEKWALFKNADVFLFPSLYEGFGIPVLEAQSVGVPVVTSDIASLPEVGGAGAIYIDPLNAESLAEGIYRVISDKQQRDDIIAKATENVRRFSWQKCADDIHVLFS, from the coding sequence ATGATCATAGGTATTGATGCATCGAGAGCCTTCCTCAAGAGACGGACAGGAATTGAGGAATATGCATATCAAACAATCAAACATCTGCGTACATGTATCAGCCCGACAGATACGGTAATTCTTTATGTCCGACGGAAAATCTCCTGGGAAAAAGGAAGAATACGTTTCGTCGTTCCAGAGATTGACTTTTCTTTGCCAAACAATTGGCACGTGAGAGGTGTCTGGGCACCGCGTTTCTGGACACAAATAGCACTTTCTCTCGAAATGCTCTTTCACACTCCTGATGTTCTTTTCGTACCAGCACACACTGTGCCCTTGATCCATCCTGCCCACAATGCTACGTTTTTGTATAGTAGTGTAGCTCTATTTGTGAGGAAAATTTTTCACAAAGCTTCTTCTTGTACATTCGAGCATAGCGTTGCAGGCGGGCCCAAGAAAACAATCGTGACGATTCACGGTCTTGAATATGAGTTTTGCAAAGAGAGTTATGCATTTCTGGATCGTCTCTACATGCGGTTGTCTATTCGTTTTTCGTGTCGCGTTGCTAGTACGGTGATTTGTGTTTCAGAAAATACCAAACGTGATGTAATGAAACTCTATAGCGTCCCAGAGAAAAAAATACAGGTGATTTATGAGGGATACGAACAGCAGTCAACAGAGAACAGTCAACAAAGAACAAAAAAACAGACATCGCCATATCTTTTGTTCATAGGGAGATTGGAAGAAAGGAAAAATATCGTGAGAATGATTGAGGCATTTGAAATATTGAAAAAGAAATATGTGATTCCTCATATACTTGTACTTGCAGGGAAGCCTGGATACGGCTATGATCAAATTCGCTATAAGCTACAAGCTACAAGCCACAAGCTTGATATCAAAGAATTAGGGTATATTTCAGAAGAAGAAAAATGGGCATTGTTCAAAAATGCCGATGTGTTTCTTTTTCCATCTCTCTACGAGGGGTTTGGTATCCCAGTACTCGAAGCACAGTCTGTCGGCGTACCTGTGGTGACATCGGATATTGCTTCTCTTCCCGAAGTGGGCGGAGCAGGGGCGATATATATCGATCCTCTGAATGCAGAATCTCTCGCAGAGGGCATATATCGTGTAATTTCGGACAAACAGCAAAGAGATGATATAATAGCAAAAGCGACTGAGAATGTACGTCGTTTCAGTTGGCAGAAATGCGCAGATGATATACATGTATTATTTTCCTGA
- a CDS encoding rod shape-determining protein encodes MKGMFLRKIGIDLGTKNTLVFVPGKGVVVNEPSVVAISLLENKVIAVGNEAREMLGRTPDTIVASQPLKDGAIADYRVTEAMLRYFLNRVSGRVRFFRPEVVLSIPAGVTSTERRAVIDAALKAGAKSAYVVKEPILAAIGAGIPIHAAQGNMIINIGGGTSEIAVISLGGIVSAHSARVGGNRIDQAISDYIKRKYSLSIGDRTAEEIKMKIGSAIAQVKEEHMDIHGRDLMGGLPKTIVVSSNEVTEAIQDELREIINVIKQVLQETPPELSADIMDKGMVLSGGTAQLKYLDQLISRTINVPCYVAEDPAFCVVKGTGIVLENLELYKRSIMLAK; translated from the coding sequence ATGAAAGGAATGTTTTTACGAAAAATAGGCATTGATCTCGGGACGAAAAATACACTCGTGTTCGTTCCTGGGAAAGGTGTGGTAGTGAACGAGCCTTCCGTGGTAGCTATTTCACTTCTCGAAAACAAGGTGATCGCTGTCGGTAATGAAGCGAGAGAAATGTTGGGACGTACCCCAGACACCATCGTCGCGAGCCAACCACTCAAAGATGGTGCTATCGCTGATTATCGTGTGACAGAAGCGATGCTCCGATATTTTCTCAATCGAGTCAGTGGACGTGTCCGATTTTTTCGACCTGAAGTAGTACTTTCTATTCCTGCGGGAGTGACATCGACCGAGCGTCGTGCTGTGATCGATGCTGCCCTCAAGGCGGGTGCCAAATCCGCGTATGTCGTGAAAGAGCCGATACTTGCAGCGATAGGAGCAGGAATCCCAATTCATGCGGCGCAGGGGAATATGATTATCAATATTGGAGGAGGCACATCAGAAATTGCTGTGATTTCACTTGGAGGTATCGTCTCTGCTCATAGTGCTCGCGTCGGAGGCAATCGTATCGATCAGGCTATATCGGATTACATCAAGCGCAAATACAGCCTCTCTATAGGTGATCGGACAGCAGAAGAAATAAAAATGAAAATCGGCTCTGCTATTGCTCAGGTAAAAGAAGAGCATATGGATATTCATGGACGAGACTTGATGGGAGGATTGCCAAAAACGATCGTCGTTTCTTCAAATGAAGTGACAGAAGCTATCCAAGACGAGCTTCGTGAAATCATCAACGTCATCAAGCAAGTGCTTCAGGAAACGCCACCAGAATTGTCGGCTGATATCATGGACAAGGGGATGGTGCTTTCTGGAGGAACAGCTCAGCTCAAATATCTCGATCAATTGATTTCAAGGACGATCAATGTCCCATGTTATGTAGCGGAAGATCCTGCATTTTGCGTTGTGAAGGGAACTGGCATTGTGCTCGAAAACCTCGAACTCTATAAGCGGAGTATTATGTTGGCGAAGTAG
- the murA gene encoding UDP-N-acetylglucosamine 1-carboxyvinyltransferase: MELFEIEGGKKMRGEITVSGSKNATTPILAATLLTEETCVISNLPLIEDVFRMIEILESMGALIEWRGKRTVAITTRDIDPSKIDIEAVKKIRSSILLLGSLSARFAKFTFHHPGGCVIGARPVGTHFDALQKMGIDIKSDGKVYRVDASKRHSAEIILKEFSVTATENAMMLAASMPGKTIIKIAATEPHVEDLGKFLIALGAKIKGLGTHTLEIIGSGTLRGAKHTIIPDHNEAGTFLILGVATGSPITVKNAREEHLDIVLEKLREFGADFVIEKNTITVVPAKKLKAIVKLDTRTYPGIPTDVQAPFGVLASQAVGDTLLFDTIFEGRFNYVSELIKMGARATVLNPHQVIVNGKTPLRGTLIKSFDLRAGAALIIAALCASGKTVIEDIYQVDRGYERIEERLQKIGARIKRVTVENCVI, translated from the coding sequence ATGGAACTTTTTGAAATTGAGGGAGGGAAAAAAATGCGTGGAGAAATCACTGTGAGCGGATCCAAGAATGCAACGACACCAATACTTGCAGCAACACTCTTGACCGAGGAAACCTGCGTCATCTCAAATCTTCCGCTGATCGAAGATGTCTTTCGAATGATCGAGATTCTCGAGAGTATGGGTGCTCTGATAGAGTGGCGAGGAAAGCGCACGGTGGCGATCACTACTCGAGATATCGATCCATCAAAAATAGATATCGAAGCCGTGAAGAAAATCCGTTCATCGATTCTCCTTCTTGGATCACTGTCAGCACGTTTTGCAAAATTTACTTTCCATCATCCTGGCGGCTGTGTTATCGGAGCTCGACCAGTAGGGACACATTTTGACGCTCTACAGAAAATGGGTATTGATATCAAAAGCGATGGAAAAGTGTATCGTGTCGATGCAAGCAAACGACATTCGGCTGAAATCATCCTCAAAGAATTTTCCGTGACTGCAACTGAAAATGCGATGATGCTCGCTGCGAGTATGCCAGGGAAAACGATTATCAAGATTGCTGCAACCGAACCGCATGTAGAAGACTTGGGAAAATTCCTGATTGCTCTCGGAGCAAAGATCAAAGGTCTTGGTACACATACACTTGAGATTATTGGGTCAGGTACGCTTCGTGGTGCAAAGCATACGATTATTCCTGATCACAATGAAGCGGGAACCTTCCTTATTCTCGGTGTCGCTACCGGAAGTCCGATCACTGTCAAAAATGCCCGGGAAGAACATCTTGATATTGTTTTAGAAAAATTACGAGAATTTGGTGCTGATTTTGTGATAGAAAAAAATACTATCACTGTTGTTCCTGCGAAGAAATTGAAAGCGATTGTCAAACTCGATACGAGAACGTACCCAGGTATCCCGACTGATGTCCAGGCTCCATTTGGAGTGCTTGCTTCGCAAGCAGTCGGAGACACGCTTCTTTTCGATACTATTTTTGAAGGAAGATTTAATTATGTATCAGAACTTATCAAGATGGGGGCTCGGGCAACTGTCCTCAATCCTCATCAGGTAATCGTCAATGGCAAGACACCTCTTCGAGGAACACTTATCAAGAGTTTCGATTTGCGGGCAGGTGCAGCGCTTATCATCGCAGCGCTCTGTGCGTCAGGCAAGACCGTGATCGAAGATATTTACCAAGTCGATCGCGGATATGAACGAATAGAGGAACGCTTGCAAAAGATAGGAGCACGGATCAAAAGAGTGACAGTGGAAAATTGTGTGATCTAG
- a CDS encoding FAD-dependent oxidoreductase produces MYDVIIIGGGPGGVAAGVYSARKQMKTLFVTENFLSQSTVSASIENWIGTVTIPGFEFAQSLERHLRAQEGIEILTGVKATAVTEQDGRYTIVLSDGTQHETKAVIVATGGRHRHLDIPGEETFNGKGVVYCSTCDAPFFRNKNVVVVGGGNAGLEAVEDLLPYASSITLMIRSDVLRGDAVTQDRILTNEKVHTLYNAVPQVILGETAVTGVLYKDALTGEEKTLSTDGVFVEIGMVPNTEFIKDLITLNERGEIVLDHRTKATSKVGIFAVGDATDAPYKQNNISAGDGVVAALAVYEYIKKQR; encoded by the coding sequence ATGTACGATGTGATCATCATCGGTGGAGGTCCGGGTGGAGTGGCTGCAGGAGTATATTCTGCTCGCAAACAAATGAAGACGCTTTTTGTGACAGAAAATTTCCTCAGTCAGTCGACGGTCTCTGCAAGTATCGAAAATTGGATTGGTACGGTGACTATCCCTGGATTTGAATTCGCTCAGTCACTCGAGAGACATCTCCGTGCACAAGAGGGGATCGAGATTTTGACAGGAGTGAAAGCAACTGCTGTGACAGAACAGGATGGACGCTATACTATTGTACTCTCTGATGGGACACAACATGAGACCAAAGCAGTGATCGTGGCTACCGGCGGACGACATCGTCATCTCGATATTCCTGGAGAAGAAACATTCAATGGCAAGGGTGTCGTGTATTGTTCGACCTGTGATGCACCATTCTTCCGTAATAAAAATGTGGTGGTGGTTGGAGGAGGTAATGCTGGACTCGAAGCAGTAGAAGATCTCTTGCCATATGCTTCATCCATCACCCTCATGATTCGTTCGGATGTTCTTCGTGGAGATGCCGTGACCCAAGACAGAATTCTCACGAATGAAAAAGTACATACTCTCTATAACGCTGTACCACAAGTGATACTCGGAGAAACGGCCGTCACAGGCGTCCTCTACAAAGATGCTCTCACTGGCGAAGAAAAAACACTGTCAACTGATGGTGTCTTCGTGGAAATCGGAATGGTACCGAATACAGAATTTATCAAAGATCTTATCACTCTCAATGAACGAGGAGAAATCGTCCTCGATCATCGAACCAAAGCGACATCGAAAGTAGGAATCTTTGCAGTTGGGGATGCTACTGATGCTCCCTACAAACAAAATAACATTTCTGCTGGTGACGGTGTCGTCGCAGCTCTTGCTGTGTATGAATATATCAAGAAGCAGAGGTAA